From the Petrotoga sp. 9PWA.NaAc.5.4 genome, one window contains:
- a CDS encoding redox-sensing transcriptional repressor Rex, which yields MKSSKVPKPTIKRLALYNRFLTELKESGVNKTSSKEIAEVLNIKASQVRKDLSYFGEFGKRGFGYVVDDLLFRIQKILGTERIWNIALIGIGNLGKAISHYPELEKNKFKIVSAFDVDKRKINSILLPGITIKHINEIHQEKQKKNFEIAILTVPATAAQQVTDLLVKEQIKGILNFTPTTLNVPDNIMVENVDFVISLKTLTYEIVTQSDINFESK from the coding sequence ATGAAAAGTTCAAAAGTTCCCAAACCAACAATAAAAAGACTTGCTTTGTACAATAGATTTCTTACAGAATTAAAAGAATCAGGTGTCAACAAAACTTCCTCTAAAGAAATTGCCGAAGTCCTTAATATCAAAGCGTCCCAGGTAAGAAAGGATCTCTCTTATTTTGGAGAATTTGGTAAAAGAGGGTTTGGTTACGTCGTAGATGATTTGCTTTTTAGAATACAAAAAATTCTTGGCACTGAAAGGATTTGGAACATTGCTTTAATAGGAATAGGTAACTTAGGGAAAGCCATTTCACATTATCCCGAATTAGAAAAGAATAAATTTAAAATCGTATCTGCTTTTGATGTTGATAAAAGAAAGATAAATTCAATATTACTTCCTGGAATTACTATAAAACACATAAATGAAATACATCAAGAAAAACAGAAAAAAAACTTTGAAATAGCCATATTGACGGTTCCAGCAACAGCTGCCCAGCAAGTCACAGATTTATTAGTAAAAGAACAAATAAAAGGTATTTTGAATTTTACCCCCACAACACTTAATGTACCTGATAATATTATGGTTGAAAATGTAGATTTTGTAATTTCACTGAAAACTTTAACTTACGAAATAGTAACTCAGTCTGATATAAATTTTGAATCTAAATAG
- a CDS encoding metal-dependent hydrolase, translated as MPNFKTHISTGIFIFPFFFLLFNSIYSHLFYPIYYVSHEIFISFLLFVLGSDFPDVDHNSSFINKLFRLLLIFGSVFYLFEYDYLYKKYLRPYFNNNVYSFFIILVGTLIGIILGKIFNKLTKHRGMWHSIITGIVLSLFIYLLNFKYRLPIKIFYSLSFMSGFSIHIILDKTFPSKNN; from the coding sequence ATGCCTAACTTCAAAACACATATTAGTACAGGTATTTTTATATTTCCTTTTTTCTTTTTGTTGTTCAATTCTATTTACAGTCACCTCTTCTATCCTATTTACTATGTTTCTCATGAAATTTTCATATCTTTCTTACTGTTTGTACTCGGTAGCGACTTCCCGGATGTTGACCATAACTCTTCTTTTATCAACAAACTTTTCAGGTTGCTTTTAATTTTTGGTAGCGTTTTTTATCTTTTTGAATACGATTATTTATATAAAAAATACTTGCGCCCATACTTCAACAACAATGTTTATAGTTTTTTTATAATTCTTGTTGGTACACTTATAGGTATAATTTTGGGTAAAATTTTCAACAAACTTACCAAACATCGCGGAATGTGGCATTCTATAATTACAGGAATAGTGTTGTCTCTTTTTATTTATTTATTAAATTTTAAATATAGATTACCTATAAAAATTTTTTATAGTCTGAGTTTCATGAGTGGATTTAGCATCCATATTATTTTAGATAAAACTTTTCCTTCAAAAAATAACTAA
- a CDS encoding 3-oxoacyl-ACP synthase produces MDNIGIMGLGVYIPDNYIYADEIAKRTNIPQWVIEEKFGILKKPIPGPNDTTSFMGIQAAKDALSDANIDPKDIDLVIWNGAQHKDYPCWLASLKVAYEIGATNAWGFDMEAMCGSMMVGIETAKSLMMNNDSLNTVLLVSGYRNGDLINYSVPETSFMFDLGAGGAAMILKKNLNKNIVLESSFKGDGSFSEQCVIEVGGTKKWPMQPEDTTKYYFTVNDAEKFKANLNEKTMPNFYWVIRDSLKKSGYDEKDIGYLAILHFKRSAHKAVLQELGLKENQTTYLENYGHLGQNDQVLSMKLAIKDGKLKSGDLVVMVGAGLGFVWAATTVKWGTFK; encoded by the coding sequence ATGGACAATATTGGAATAATGGGCTTAGGAGTTTACATACCTGATAATTATATTTATGCTGATGAAATAGCAAAAAGAACTAATATACCTCAATGGGTAATTGAAGAAAAATTCGGAATTCTAAAAAAACCTATTCCAGGTCCAAATGATACAACTAGTTTTATGGGAATTCAAGCTGCAAAGGACGCTCTTTCGGATGCAAATATTGATCCTAAAGATATTGATTTAGTTATTTGGAACGGAGCTCAACATAAAGACTATCCATGCTGGCTTGCAAGTTTAAAAGTAGCATATGAAATAGGAGCAACCAATGCTTGGGGATTTGATATGGAAGCTATGTGTGGTTCTATGATGGTAGGAATTGAAACAGCGAAGTCACTTATGATGAATAATGATAGTTTAAACACAGTTCTTCTTGTCAGTGGGTACAGGAACGGAGACTTAATAAATTATTCTGTTCCAGAAACATCTTTTATGTTTGATTTAGGAGCGGGTGGAGCTGCAATGATTTTGAAAAAAAATTTAAATAAAAACATAGTTTTAGAATCTTCTTTTAAAGGCGATGGATCTTTTTCTGAACAATGTGTAATAGAAGTAGGCGGAACTAAAAAGTGGCCCATGCAACCAGAAGATACCACAAAATATTATTTCACGGTCAACGACGCTGAGAAATTTAAAGCTAATCTGAATGAAAAAACCATGCCAAATTTTTATTGGGTAATCAGAGATTCGCTAAAAAAATCTGGCTATGATGAAAAAGATATTGGTTATCTTGCCATTCTTCATTTTAAAAGATCTGCTCATAAAGCTGTCTTACAAGAATTAGGATTAAAAGAAAATCAGACAACTTATTTAGAAAACTATGGCCATCTTGGGCAAAATGATCAGGTTCTATCTATGAAATTAGCTATAAAAGACGGAAAATTAAAGTCTGGTGATTTAGTAGTAATGGTGGGAGCTGGATTAGGTTTCGTATGGGCAGCAACTACAGTAAAATGGGGCACTTTTAAATAA
- the fabG gene encoding 3-oxoacyl-[acyl-carrier-protein] reductase, whose protein sequence is MDRMKGKVCVVTGGARGIGRSIVEKFSDEGAEVVFAIDMNKELLDQLDKETKKNIRGYQLDVTNRADIQEFVNNVKEEFGRIDVLVNNAGITRDALLQKMSEEDWNLVIDVNLKGVFNMTQFVSNLMLENGKGSIVNISSIVGERGNIGQTNYSASKGGVISMTYTWAKELARKGANIRVNAIAPGFIKTPMTEKMPEKVLENILSKITLKRMGEPEEVANAALFLACDESSYVTGHVLDVNGGTVL, encoded by the coding sequence ATGGATAGAATGAAAGGAAAGGTTTGTGTGGTAACAGGTGGAGCCAGGGGAATTGGTAGAAGTATAGTTGAAAAGTTTTCTGATGAAGGTGCAGAAGTTGTTTTCGCTATAGATATGAACAAAGAACTTCTCGATCAATTAGATAAAGAAACCAAAAAAAATATAAGAGGATATCAGTTAGATGTTACAAATAGAGCTGATATTCAAGAATTTGTTAACAATGTAAAAGAGGAATTTGGAAGGATAGATGTACTTGTAAACAATGCTGGAATCACAAGGGATGCTTTATTGCAAAAAATGTCAGAAGAAGATTGGAATTTAGTAATTGATGTTAATTTAAAAGGTGTATTCAATATGACTCAATTCGTTTCTAATCTCATGTTGGAAAACGGAAAAGGTAGCATAGTAAACATTTCTTCTATTGTAGGTGAAAGAGGAAATATCGGACAAACTAATTACTCGGCATCAAAAGGTGGAGTCATATCAATGACTTATACTTGGGCAAAAGAATTAGCTAGAAAAGGTGCAAATATAAGAGTTAATGCCATAGCTCCAGGATTCATAAAAACACCTATGACTGAAAAAATGCCGGAAAAAGTCTTAGAAAATATTCTTTCCAAAATCACTTTGAAACGTATGGGAGAACCGGAAGAGGTTGCTAATGCTGCATTATTTTTGGCTTGCGATGAATCTTCTTATGTAACGGGACATGTTTTAGATGTAAATGGAGGCACAGTTTTATAA
- a CDS encoding acetyl-CoA hydrolase/transferase family protein: protein MWKDKYREKLRSLDEAILSLPKRCTVIVSMAAAEAQGFLSNVHKFKSHFEKIKIVTCLDTGYYDFFLNKDYEDNYQLHTWFFSDSTRKSKYKDELKILDFIPNNLHMAGLDKVMAEKEEGNTVVFWGTSAPFQEKAGYFNLGISNVYEKDIAENADIVVMEVNEKMPFVHGDTEWHINNVNMIVESSWEIPEIPITEPKEEERKIAQHIADLIPDGATLQIGIGGIPNAVGKLLEDKKDLGVHTEMLTESMIDLFEKGVITNMKKSLWKGKFIIAFALGTKKMYDFINNNQGVFELRGRYVNDPYVVCQNDNMVSLNTAISVDLTGQVVSEAIGTQQISGPGGQLDTHRGAIKSKHGKGIIALRSTAKNGTISTIVPMLPQGTPVTVPRHDLDYVATEWGIVHLRGRSAGERARKLISIAHPDYRKELEKKAIEMGLI from the coding sequence ATGTGGAAAGATAAATATAGAGAAAAATTAAGATCTCTTGATGAAGCAATCTTATCATTACCCAAAAGATGTACAGTTATTGTAAGCATGGCTGCAGCTGAAGCCCAAGGTTTTTTAAGCAATGTACATAAATTCAAGAGTCACTTCGAAAAAATAAAGATAGTTACTTGCTTAGACACAGGTTATTATGATTTCTTTTTGAATAAAGACTATGAAGACAATTATCAATTGCATACCTGGTTTTTCTCTGATTCAACTAGAAAGTCAAAATATAAAGACGAATTAAAAATCTTAGATTTTATCCCCAATAATTTACACATGGCTGGTTTAGATAAAGTTATGGCAGAAAAAGAAGAAGGAAATACAGTAGTTTTTTGGGGAACCTCCGCACCTTTTCAAGAAAAAGCAGGTTATTTTAATTTAGGAATATCAAATGTATATGAAAAAGATATAGCGGAAAATGCCGATATAGTTGTTATGGAAGTTAACGAAAAAATGCCTTTTGTACATGGTGACACTGAATGGCATATAAACAATGTTAATATGATAGTCGAATCAAGTTGGGAAATTCCAGAAATTCCAATAACCGAACCAAAGGAAGAAGAAAGGAAAATTGCTCAACATATAGCTGATCTTATTCCTGATGGAGCTACTTTACAGATAGGAATTGGTGGAATACCCAATGCTGTTGGAAAACTCCTTGAAGATAAAAAAGATTTAGGAGTTCACACAGAGATGCTAACGGAGTCTATGATAGATCTTTTTGAAAAAGGTGTCATAACAAATATGAAAAAATCTTTATGGAAGGGAAAGTTTATTATTGCTTTCGCCTTAGGTACTAAAAAAATGTACGATTTTATAAACAATAATCAAGGAGTTTTTGAACTTAGAGGTAGATACGTCAACGATCCTTATGTAGTATGCCAAAACGACAATATGGTTAGTTTGAATACCGCGATTTCTGTAGATCTCACAGGCCAAGTTGTCTCTGAAGCTATAGGAACTCAACAAATTTCCGGACCCGGCGGACAATTGGATACTCACAGAGGAGCTATAAAGAGCAAGCATGGAAAAGGCATAATTGCACTGAGATCTACGGCAAAAAATGGAACTATTTCTACTATTGTTCCTATGCTACCCCAAGGGACTCCTGTTACAGTCCCAAGACATGATTTAGATTATGTGGCAACAGAATGGGGAATTGTTCATTTAAGAGGCAGAAGTGCTGGAGAAAGGGCGCGAAAATTAATCTCTATAGCTCATCCGGATTACCGAAAGGAATTGGAGAAAAAAGCTATAGAAATGGGATTAATATAA